Proteins encoded by one window of Rhodamnia argentea isolate NSW1041297 chromosome 6, ASM2092103v1, whole genome shotgun sequence:
- the LOC115734370 gene encoding uncharacterized protein LOC115734370, whose translation MRTLSSFEGKQKLMTVDIDLQQAVGHINSSLLLPVFFNEKVHFPSLEELKLSSMCEVKRIWPDQLHGQSFRKLESLTIRLCENLLHVFPSNSLDRLHKLNKIEVVECPSLEALFEPISLGLEKRRKPLVLSALKKLKLLNLSRLIDILKIDYKVTLAFPSPTEVNVSHCQSLPYLFSSATARTLDKLAVLDVSCCNNLRGIIAMEEGKGNIIESLKFRHLSKLKLGDLEKLISFRSVSCAGDGLHPLFDEKLAFPKLEEIHIKGVQQEAIWNDKILVESFCRLKVLEVKQCRNLMNVFPSLMWKRLLHCMESLTVEKCPCLRNLFTMSMAKGLGQLQYLGLRGCREMEYIVAKEEEKPEEVVDKIVIPQLVTLYLHNMPKLRSFCEGKHISEWLSLKDFTVQDCEAVEVVLGDANCRKLEDSLTTQQPLLLVEKVEFPDLELIKISHMDNVEKIWVDDLAPNAFSKLKTLVVEYCEKLSSIFSSYAMLTRFQNLEKITVTNCESLEVVFHVQEFNFSGAHSTRTFQLRELVLVRLPEMEHVWSGLPQEGLTFGHLRRMTVVECESLESLFPSSVAKSMTRLEELAVWNCGVEEIIAEEDGEVGMSASDLFFPQLTKLMLWDLPKLGSFCRVSHTSTWPLLKELQVIHCGKMRSISFASEIQSYQDGTTSENRPAFSFEKLFPRLETLRLAREDVATLQQIRYIFGNLRGLHLSCYHDVNVAFPSNFLLHRFPNLESLYVDCSSFEDIFPEDAFGSGYGGATPSGGLIDMQNPLKALGNLKHLLLMDLRCPRRVWKDGSLMAEILKQIEVMYVWKCPSLSIVFPSRTSFRRLTQLEVKDCAGLVHMGTCSAVTSPVVHLTVLILKDCGAMEDVATDDGNGVEEISFPKLRQLTLEGLPSLESFSPTNCAFTFPSLVLIIVKRCPKMNIFCKGALRTPQLDKVLLSAQDREGRWEGNLNTTIQTLST comes from the exons ATGCGGACACTCTCTTCATTTGAAGGAAAGCAAAAGTTGATGACAGTTGATATAGATTTACAACAAGCGGTTGGTCATATCAACTCTAGCTTGTTATTGCCTGTGTTCTTCAATGAAAAG GTTCATTTTCCAAGCTTGGAGGAATTGAAGCTTTCGTCCATGTGCGAAGTAAAGAGGATATGGCCCGATCAACTCCATGGACAGTCCTTCCGCAAACTCGAATCCCTCACCATCAGACTTTGTGAAAATCTATTACATGTTTTTCCATCGAATTCATTGGATAGGTTGCACAAGCTTAATAAAATTGAGGTGGTCGAATGTCCCTCCTTGGAAGCATTATTTGAACCGATAAGTCTCGGGCTTGAGAAAAGGCGAAAGCCATTGGTCCTGTCcgcattaaaaaaattgaagctgTTGAACCTATCAAGGCTGATAGACATTTTGAAGATTGACTACAAAGTAACCTTGGCATTTCCTAGTCCGACGGAAGTGAACGTGAGCCATTGTCAAAGTTTACCATATCTCTTCTCAAGTGCCACGGCCAGAACTCTTGATAAACTTGCAGTGCTTGATGTTTCCTGCTGCAATAACCTGCGAGGCATAATTGCGATggaggaaggaaaaggaaatattatAGAGAGTTTGAAGTTCCGTCATTTAAGCAAACTCAAGCTTGGTGACCTTGAGAAGTTGATTAGTTTCCGCTCGGTGAGTTGTGCCGGTGATGGGTTACATCCTCTATTTGATGAGAAG CTTGCATTTCCAAAGTTAGAGGAAATACACATCAAGGGAGTTCAACAAGAAGCAATATGGAATGATAAAATCCTTGTGGAGTCCTTTTGCCGTCTAAAGGTCCTTGAGGTGAAGCAGTGTCGCAATTTAATGAATGTGTTTCCTTCACTCATGTGGAAGAGGTTGCTTCACTGTATGGAGTCCTTGACAGTTGAGAAGTGCCCATGTCTGAGAAACCTTTTTACAATGTCTATGGCAAAAGGTCTGGGTCAACTCCAATATCTTGGTCTCCGTGGTTGTAGAGAGATGGAGTACATTGTTGCTAAAGAAGAGGAGAAGCCTGAAGAAGTAGTCGACAAAATTGTAATTCCTCAACTTGTCACTTTATATCTTCACAACATGCCAAAACTCAGAAGTTTCTGTGAAGGGAAGCATATTTCAGAGTGGCTCTCCTTGAAAGATTTTACAGTTCAAGATTGTGAAGCTGTGGAGGTGGTTCTTGGAGATGCCAATTGTAGAAAACTAGAGGACAGCCTTACGACACAGCAGCCACTTTTACTCGTCGAAAAG GTTGAGTTTCCTGATTTGGAGTTGATAAAGATCTCGCACATGGATAATGTGGAGAAGATATGGGTTGATGATCTTGCTCCAAATGCCTTCAGCAAACTCAAGACGCTGGTAGTGGAATATTGTGAGAAACTTTCATCCATATTTTCATCTTATGCTATGCTCACTAGATTTCAAAATCTAGAGAAGATAACCGTGACCAATTGTGAGTCCTTAGAAGTGGTATTTCACGTCCAAGAGTTCAATTTTAGCGGAGCTCattctacaagaacttttcaaTTGAGAGAATTAGTTTTGGTGCGGCTCCCAGAAATGGAACATGTGTGGAGTGGACTTCCTCAGGAAGGTCTTACCTTTGGACACTTACGACGCATGACGGTTGTCGAGTGTGAGAGTCTCGAAAGTTTATTTCCAAGTTCGGTGGCAAAAAGTATGACACGGCTTGAAGAACTTGCAGTATGGAATTGTGGGGTGGAGGAAATCATAGCGGAGGAAGACGGAGAAGTAGGGATGAGCGCAAGTGATCTCTTCTTTCCACAATTGACCAAACTGATGTTATGGGATTTACCGAAACTAGGAAGCTTCTGTCGCGTTAGTCATACTTCAACATGGCCGCTCTTGAAGGAGTTGCAAGTGATACACTGTGGCAAAATGAGGTCAATTTCATTCGCTAGTGAAATCCAAAGCTACCAAGATGGTACTACCAGCGAGAACCGCCCTGcattttctttcgaaaag CTCTTTCCACGCTTGGAGACATTGAGATTAGCAAGGGAGGATGTTGCGACGTTGCAGCAGATTCGTTACATCTTTGGCAATCTCAGAGGGCTACATTTGTCATGCTACCATGATGTCAATGTCGCTTTTCCCTCCAACTTCCTTCTCCATAGATTCCCCAATCTAGAATCGCTTTATGTGGATTGTAGTTCCTTTGAGGATATATTTCCAGAAGATGCTTTTGGTTCTGGATATGGGGGAGCCACTCCCAGTGGAGGACTAATTGACATGCAAAACCCTCTCAAGGCACTAGGAAATTTGAAGCACCTTTTGCTGATGGACTTACGGTGCCCGAGGCGAGTCTGGAAAGATGGCTCCTTGATGGCTGAAATCCTCAAACAGATTGAAGTTATGTACGTTTGGAAGTGCCCAAGTTTATCAATCGTGTTTCCATCCCGCACTTCATTCCGGCGATTGACGCAATTAGAAGTAAAGGATTGCGCTGGTCTAGTCCATATGGGGACTTGCTCAGCAGTGACAAGTCCGGTGGTGCACCTTACTGTGCTAATCCTAAAAGATTGTGGTGCAATGGAAGACGTGGCAACGGATGATGGAAATGGAGTGGAGGAGATTTCCTTCCCCAAGCTGCGACAGTTGACACTTGAAGGTTTACCAAGCCTTGAGAGCTTCTCCCCCACGAATTGCGCTTTCACATTCCCATCGTTGGTGCTTATTATTGTGAAGCGGTGCCCCAAGATGAATATATTCTGCAAGGGTGCCTTGAGGACACCACAACTAGATAAAGTCCTCCTCTCCGCCCAAGATCGTGAAGGGCGTTGGGAGGGCAACCTCAATACCACCATTCAAACCTTATCGACATGA
- the LOC125315352 gene encoding LOW QUALITY PROTEIN: disease resistance protein At4g27190-like (The sequence of the model RefSeq protein was modified relative to this genomic sequence to represent the inferred CDS: inserted 1 base in 1 codon) — MAGSFFTSAAVNLVSKLGEYLFAPIGHQFGYVLCYKSYVEELKNGVQELESARERVQRSVDEATYDGKPIYTDVQNWLGSVTKAAEEAQHMLESCGSAKNACFRGWFPNPLVRHPIGRKVKETTKVIQGLQEKSRASNFKKVYYENTPTGIVIATTSNTRSVDKKEDTLESRALIMEDVIKALADDKVHVIGVYGPGGVGKSKLLADIEKRVKGEKLFDEVAVADVSRSPDLKRIQGEIADALGLKLTNVETARGRAERLRERLEYHPKKKILILLDNLWKKLELKEVGIPCGDDNKVRGCKLLLTSRYRDVLRDDMGSDQLFQLEGLKHGEARRLFQSTVGNRVYDPDIEPFVDGVVKNCKGLPLLLVSLAKRLKHGDLAAWRNALTNTEGSDVKSLVELNYKDLNDERIKSVFLVCALHSGRIWLRDCLVYCMGLGLYEKFSKTIENARDRLVMDLQTLRDSSLLLDSDDKEWFRMHDAFVDVAISIASTEWNALVGTKGDEFNKWSEDELRKCTAISLHRVGVEELPEKLDCPDLKMLLLTERKQSVKIPQSFFKSMEKLQVLDITGLSFTSLPSSIELLGNLKSLCLDQGHLEDVTVLGKLKGLQSLSFIHSTIARLPKEIGELTKLRFLDLRACTRLKVIEPGLLGSLVNLEELYMENSFDKWEAEDEAPRSNASLAELKNMKKLSTLSIAIPHSANLSRDLPFGNLNEYKIQIGIVWDWSSTYKESRIIKLMLDSGNLLLEEWVQKCLSRTQDLHLDGLQDGNDTIHDLCAEGFQALKHLHVQNSPSFHFVVHSTENVQCIAFTRLESLFLENLNNFEKICCGCLAPESFSKLNFVKVDNCGEIKHLFPLSMTRIVSQLEEIEISKCHLMQQIVANAEAEDGDQIDDVPKVKSCNLRRLTLRNLPEMTSFCKTIDHSVDFFDKQQLIKLQNLEAITIERCQLIRGIFDVEGPTVSGEVEIPSRLRELTLNDLPSLGHIWNKDQRRTSYFQNLRTLKVQNCENLRFLFSSSMAKALGQIKEIEIASCELXGGNYWCARKRLG, encoded by the exons ATGGCCGGGAGTTTTTTCACCTCTGCTGCGGTAAACCTAGTTTCGAAACTTGGTGAGTACCTGTTCGCTCCAATTGGGCATCAATTTGGGTACGTCCTATGCTACAAGAGCTACGTCGAAGAGCTAAAAAATGGAGTCCAGGAGCTGGAGAGTGCAAGGGAAAGGGTGCAGCGCTCCGTCGATGAAGCCACGTACGATGGAAAGCCTATATACACTGATGTTCAGAATTGGCTGGGGAGTGTGACGAAGGCGGCTGAGGAAGCACAGCATATGTTAGAAAGTTGCGGAAGTGCAAAGAATGCTTGCTTCCGTGGGTGGTTTCCCAACCCATTGGTGCGCCATCCAATAGGCAGAAAGGTGAAGGAGACAACTAAAGTCATTCAAGGACTCCAGGAGAAAAGCCGGGCTAGTAACTTCAAGAAGGTCTACTATGAGAATACTCCGACAGGAATTGTCATTGCCACCACTTCCAATACAAGATCTGTTGACAAGAAAGAAGATACCCTGGAGTCGAGGGCTTTGATCATGGAGGATGTAATAAAGGCTTTAGCTGATGACAAGGTCCATGTGATTGGGGTGTATGGACCGGGTGGGGTTGGCAAGTCCAAGCTATTGGCGGACATCGAAAAGCGTGTGAAGGGAGAGAAGCTGTTCGACGAGGTTGCCGTGGCAGACGTATCACGCAGTCCAGACCTAAAAAGAATCCAGGGAGAAATCGCTGATGCACTGGGCCTCAAGCTAACGAATGTGGAAACTGCTCGTGGGAGAGCAGAACGTTTGCGTGAGAGGTTAGAGTATCATCCtaagaaaaaaattctcatccttttaGATAATTTGTGGAAGAAGCTCGAGTTGAAGGAAGTTGGAATCCCTTGCGGAGATGATAATAAAGTAAGGGGCTGCAAGCTATTGCTAACGTCTAGATATCGAGATGTTTTGCGTGATGACATGGGCTCCGACCAATTATTCCAACTCGAAGGGTTAAAGCATGGAGAAGCACGGAGACTTTTTCAAAGTACAGTGGGAAACAGAGTTTACGATCCTGATATTGAACCCTTCGTAGATGGAGTGGTTAAGAATTGTAAAGGCTTGCCACTTTTGCTCGTTTCGCTGGCAAAAAGGTTGAAGCACGGAGATTTAGCAGCATGGAGGAATGCTTTGACCAATACTGAAGGGTCGGATGTAAAATCACTCGTGGAGCTCAATTACAAAGACTTAAATGACGAGAGGATCAAATCAGTGTTCTTGGTTTGTGCTCTACACTCTGGGAGAATTTGGCTGAGGGATTGCCTTGTCTATTGCATGGGTTTAGGTCTATATGAAAAATTCAGCAAGACAATCGAAAACGCTAGAGATAGGTTGGTGATGGATCTACAAACCCTGCGGGACTCTTCTTTGTTACTAGATAGTGATGACAAGGAATGGTTCAGAATGCATGACGCATTTGTTGACGTTGCCATCTCTATTGCTTCCACAGAATGGAACGCCTTGGTCGGGACGAAGGGTGATGAATTTAACAAATGGTCAGAGGATGAGCTCAGAAAATGCACAGCGATATCCTTGCATCGGGTTGGCGTTGAGGAGCTTCCAGAAAAATTGGACTGCCCAGACTTGAAAATGCTTCTATTAACCGAACGCAAACAGTCTGTTAAAATTCCCCagtcatttttcaaatctaTGGAGAAgctccaagtcttggacattacTGGCTTATCCTTCACCTCTCTGCCTTCGTCGATTGAGCTCCTTGGAAACCTCAAGTCCCTATGTCTTGATCAGGGCCATCTAGAGGATGTGACTGTTCTTGGAAAGCTGAAAGGACTGCAGTCCCTAAGTTTCATCCACTCTACAATTGCTCGGCTGCCCAAAGAAATAGGCGAATTAACGAAATTGAGATTTTTGGACTTGAGGGCGTGCACTAGGCTCAAAGTTATCGAACCTGGTTTACTCGGAAGCTTGGTTAATTTAGAGGAATTGTATATGGAAAACAGTTTTGATAAGTGGGAGGCCGAGGATGAAGCACCCCGAAGCAACGCTAGCCTCGCTGAgttgaagaatatgaaaaagttgAGCACATTGTCCATTGCCATTCCTCATTCTGCCAATCTCTCAAGGGACCTGCCATTTGGGAATCTGAACGAGTATAAAATCCAAATTGGGATTGTTTGGGATTGGTCGAGCACATACAAAGAGTCTAGAATTATAAAGCTCATGCTGGATTCAGGCAATCTTCTTCTTGAAGAGTGGGTGCAGAAATGTTTGTCGAGAACGCAAGATCTACACTTGGATGGACTGCAAGATGGCAACGATACCATTCACGATTTGTGTGCTGAAGGATTTCAGGCATTGAAGCATCTACACGTACAAAATAGCCCCTCGTTTCACTTTGTTGTCCACTCCACAGAGAATGTGCAGTGCATTGCATTTACAAGATTGGAATCTTTGTTTCTCGAGAATCTGAACAACTTCGAGAAGATTTGTTGCGGCTGTCTTGCCCCAGAATCCTTCAGCAAATTAAATTTTGTGAAAGTGGACAACTGCGGTGAAATCAAACATTTGTTTCCTTTGTCCATGACGAGAATAGTATCGCAGCTCGAAGAGATCGAAATAAGCAAATGCCACTTGATGCAACAAATTGTCGCAAATGCCGAGGCAGAAGACGGAGATCAAATAGATGATGTTCCCAAAGTGAAGTCATGCAATTTGCGTAGGTTGACATTACGAAACTTGCCAGAGATGACGAGCTTCTGTAAGACCATAGACCATTCGGTTGATTTCTTTGACAAGCAACAG CTAATAAAGCTACAAAATTTGGAAGCCATAACCATTGAAAGATGCCAATTAATACGAGGAATATTTGACGTGGAAGGACCGACAGTTAGTGGGGAAGTTGAGATTCCATCACGACTTAGAGAATTGACCTTGAATGACTTGCCAAGTTTGGGTCACATATGGAACAAAGATCAACGAAGAACATCATATTTCCAAAACTTAAGGACACTGAAGGTACAAAACTGTGAGAACCtgaggtttcttttttcttcttccatggctaaagcactggggcaaataaaagaaatagaaatagcaaGTTGTGAGC CTGGAGGAAATTATTGGTGTGCAAGAAAAAGACTCGGATGA
- the LOC115734443 gene encoding protein BONZAI 3-like, which translates to MGCCFSDVRGGQEAVGGTQQRPIGGVGVGGGGGNNGGHNDAVDLFFRARGQHALFSQIELSLSASKLRDRDIMSKSDPMAVVYLRKGDGMLEELGRTEVILNSLDPAWIEKISLAYHFETVQHLVFHVYDVDTKYHKVPVKTLKLKDQEFLGEASCVLSEIVTKQSRSLTLSLHNKNLQVGVRNLGTLTVRAEESVASRTAVEIIFRCSQLGNKDMFSKSDPFLRISRVVESGGSLPICKTEVINNNLNPSWRPLCLSMQQFGSKENPLVIECFDFDTSGNHALIGKLQKSMADLEKLHKGRNGANFTLPSSHHGHEKVLKSQLFVDQFCEKQQHSFLDYISSGFELSFMVAVDFTASNGNPRNPDSLHYIDPSGRYNSYQQAIMEVGEVIQFYDSDRRFTAWGFGGRTYDGTVSHCFNLNGSPDGYEVEGVEGIMAAYAGALHNVSMAGPTLFGQVINRAAQIAGKSLSYNHSKYYVLLIITDGVLTDEQETVDALVRASDLPLSILIVGVGGADFTQMEKLDADHGIRLESSTGRIATRDIVQFVPMREVHRGGISAAQALLEELPGQFLTYMRARDIKPRNPTPP; encoded by the exons ATGGGGTGTTGCTTTTCGGATGTGAGAGGAGGTCAAGAAGCGGTCGGAGGGACCCAACAGAGGCCCATAGGAGGAGTAGGagttggaggtggaggaggcaACAATGGTGGGCACAACGACGCCGTCGACCTCTTCTTCCGAGCTCGTGGTCAGCACGCTCTCTTCTCTCAAATTGAG TTATCCTTGTCTGCTTCAAAGTTACGTGATCGCGACATCATGTCAAAG AGTGATCCAATGGCAGTTGTATACTTGAGGAAAGGAGATGGGATGCTTGAGGAACTTGGGAGGACAGAAGTCATACTAAATAGTTTGGATCCTGCATGGATTGAAAAGATTTCCTTAGCTTATCACTTTGAGACTGTTCAGCATCTGGT GTTTCATGTATATGATGTCGACACAAAGTATCACAAAGTACCTGTAAAG ACATTAAAGCTGAAGGACCAAGAGTTTTTAGGAGAAGCTAGCTGCGTGCTGTCAGAG ATAGTCACAAAGCAAAGTCGGAGTTTGACCCTGTCGCTTCATAATAAAAATCTACAAGTAGGCGTGAGAAACCTGGGTACTCTGACTGTCCGTGCTGAGGAATCTGTTGCTTCCAGGACTGCTGTTGAAATAATATTCCGCTGCTCCCAGTTGGGAAACAAAGATATGTTTTCTAAAAGT GATCCTTTCCTGAGAATATCGAGAGTAGTTGAGTCTGGGGGTTCTCTTCCTATTTGCAAAACTGAAGTTATCAACAACAACTTGAACCCTAGTTGGAGGCCCTTATGTCTAAGCATGCAGCAATTTGGAAGCAAG GAGAATCCATTAGTCATTGAGTGCTTTGACTTTGATACTAGCGGAAACCATGCACTTATAGG TAAACTTCAGAAGTCAATGGCAGACTTGGAGAAACTTCACAAAGGAAGAAATGGTGCAAATTTTACTTTACCATCTTCTCATCACGGCCATGAAAAG GTTCTCAAGAGTCAGCTTTTCGTGGATCAATTTTGTGAGAAGCAACAGCACAGCTTTCTCGATTACATATCAAGTGGTTTTGAGCTTAGTTTTATGGTTGCTGTCGACTTTACAG CTTCAAATGGAAATCCCAGAAATCCAGATTCCTTGCATTACATTGATCCTTCAGGAAGATACAATTCCTACCAGCAG GCTATAATGGAAGTTGGAGAGGTGATTCAGTTTTATGACTCGGATAGACGATTTACAGCGTGGGGATTTGGAGGAAGGACTTATGATGGTACTGTGTCACACTGTTTTAACCTGAATGGAAGTCCAGATGGCTATGAG GTCGAAGGAGTCGAAGGCATCATGGCTGCTTATGCTGGTGCTTTGCACAATGTATCCATGGCAGGACCCACTTTATTTGGTCAAGTGATCAATAGGGCTGCTCAAATTGCTGGCAAATCACTTTCCTATAACCATAGCAAATACTACGTTCTGCTCATAATAACG gatGGAGTTCTCACGGACGAACAAGAAACCGTGGATGCATTAGTGAGGGCATCGGATCTTCCACTCTCAATTCTGATAGTTGGAGTTGGAGGTGCAGATTTTACACAAATGGAG AAGCTTGATGCTGACCACGGAATTAGATTAGAAAGCTCTACTGGTCGGATAGCCACGAGAGACATTGTTCAGTTTGTTCCAATGCGAGAAGTTCATC GTGGGGGTATATCGGCGGCTCAAGCTCTTTTGGAGGAGCTTCCTGGACAATTCCTGACTTACATGCGGGCTAGAGACATAAAACCCCGCAATCCTACGCCGCCTTGA
- the LOC115734309 gene encoding uncharacterized protein LOC115734309, producing the protein MLKQAFRHLCTNSVLVLGVDASRHAVFVPTCGIHSGQPHLAPRSFFGVEDYLDDNNSRPYTYQKGKKSKNPCKHVSFKQRTIAYMEPFTLDVFISKRFVSASLTHRVTCKQVAVAGTNSKDIKAVLRSRSDIPACLAVGQILADRAREADVYTASYTPRERDKFEGKIRAVVQSLIDSGIDIKVYLD; encoded by the exons ATGTTGAAGCAAGCTTTTCGCCACCTGTGCACTAATAGTGTTCTAGTGCTTGGTGTTGATGCCTCTCGACATGCTGTCTTTGTACCGACATGTGGTATCCACAGTGGGCAG CCTCATTTAGCACCAAGAAGTTTCTTTGGAGTTGAAGACTACTTGGATGACAACAATAGCCGGCCATACACTTACCAAAAGGGGAAGAAGTCCAAGAATCCGTGTAAGCACGTGTCCTTCAAACAGCGCACCATAGCCTACATGGAGCCGTTCACGCTAGATGTTTTCATCTCCAAGCGCTTTGTCTCGGCTTCACTGACTCATAGGGTCACGTGCAAGCAGGTCGCTGTTGCGGGTACCAATTCTAAGGACATCAAAGCTGTACTCAGGTCTCGATCAGACATACCTGCATGTTTGGCCGTAGGCCAGATTTTGGCGGACCGGGCGAGGGAAGCCGACGTGTACACTGCTTCCTATACTCCAAGAGAGAGGGACAAGTTTGAAGGAAAAATCAGAGCCGTAGTTCAGTCTCTGATTGACAGTGGCATCGATATTAAAGTTTATCTTGACTGA
- the LOC115734308 gene encoding uncharacterized protein LOC115734308 — protein sequence MECNKEEAVRAKEIAEVRMRNNDFAGALRIAQKARRLFPELENLSQILAVCEIHCSAHTKVCGSEHDWYAILQIEKSADDITIKKQYRKFALLLHPDKNKFTGAEAAFKLIVEANRVLTDQLQRQLYDTKVKNLVQPQKPPVHQPTRSGVRRRNGTRNQSESPSNSQFSSSNTDQQGQQQTFWTSCPLCNIRYQYYKQFVNKALRCQTCKKAFIAYDFSTQGMAPGPQWSHFANQPDFSNFGFSKATPQANNGVPPPMQFADRFSEFVPLGKQKGHGEAAGSSRAKVGNESVDEGAGTKADRKPCGNAARPTGMGSQSTTGSMKGGNSGVEFGGTSKNVSRNDTVGDAGTSEDGINPSQSNSELNGAMRSHQKQTPSRKSSRLKQHASYNDNSVSDDDFVCPPKRSRADGASDSVEAKKKQGTVEGCSNDSFSTFSIPENCINKDIKNEKVLPQKESLSGNDSGIMKPEEKRGEAVSADEHNESNCSSGLVPGLEPQIVVCPDPEFSDFEKDKAQTCFAVNQVWALYDTLDGMPRFYARIKKVFSPGFKVQITWLEADPDDQDEIDWSDQELPVACGKYRTGHTEEMEDHLMFSHQIECLKGARRGSFLVYPRKGEIWALFKNWDIKWSSEPEKYLPCKYEYVEILSDFVKDCGIKVVYLSKVKGFVCLFQRVDACKDADASFEIAPRELYRFAHRVPSFVMTGNERQGVPAGSFELDPAALDIDELKDTVEKKCADADVRKRGPKNSTVEMPVRRSPRALSKQLQSNKC from the coding sequence ATGGAGTGCAACAAAGAGGAGGCTGTCAGGGCAAAGGAAATTGCAGAAGTTCGCATGCGAAACAATGACTTTGCAGGGGCATTGCGCATTGCACAGAAGGCCCGGCGTCTTTTCCCGGAGCTTGAGAACCTATCCCAAATCCTGGCTGTTTGCGAGATTCATTGTTCTGCACACACCAAAGTTTGTGGATCTGAGCATGATTGGTATGCGATCCTACAGATTGAAAAGTCGGCTGATGATATAACTATCAAGAAGCAGTACAGAAAGTTTGCTTTGTTACTTCATCctgataaaaataaatttactgGTGCTGAGGCCGCTTTTAAGCTGATTGTTGAAGCGAATAGGGTGTTAACAGACCAGTTGCAGCGACAATTATACGACACTAAGGTTAAGAATTTAGTGCAGCCACAGAAGCCTCCAGTTCATCAACCAACTCGGTCTGGTGTCAGAAGAAGAAACGGAACCCGGAACCAATCAGAGAGCCCTTCCAATTCACAGTTTTCAAGTTCAAACACTGATCAGCAGGGGCAGCAGCAGACTTTCTGGACCAGCTGCCCCTTATGTAATATAAGGTATCAGTATTATAAGCAATTTGTGAATAAAGCTTTGCGTTGTCAGACTTGCAAGAAAGCCTTTATTGCCTATGACTTCAGTACTCAAGGCATGGCACCCGGACCACAGTGGAGTCATTTTGCCAACCAGCcggatttttcaaattttgggtTCTCAAAAGCGACTCCTCAGGCTAATAATGGAGTTCCTCCTCCTATGCAGTTCGCGGACAGGTTTTCGGAATTTGTTCCACTAGGTAAACAAAAGGGGCATGGTGAGGCTGCTGGCAGTTCGAGAGCTAAGGTGGGCAATGAGTCTGTTGACGAGGGAGCTGGAACGAAAGCAGATAGAAAGCCCTGCGGTAATGCAGCAAGACCAACAGGAATGGGTTCTCAAAGTACCACTGGCAGTATGAAAGGTGGGAATTCTGGGGTTGAATTTGGTGGGACTTCTAAGAATGTGAGTAGGAATGACACTGTTGGAGATGCTGGCACTTCAGAAGATGGAATTAATCCTTCCCAGTCAAATTCTGAACTCAATGGAGCTATGAGATCTCATCAAAAACAAACTCCCTCCAGGAAGTCTTCTCGCCTAAAGCAACATGCATCTTACAATGACAATTCAGTTAGTGACGACGACTTTGTTTGCCCACCAAAAAGGTCGAGGGCCGATGGGGCGTCGGATTCTGTGGAAGCTAAGAAAAAGCAAGGGACTGTTGAAGGCTGCAGTAATGAtagtttttcaactttttctaTTCCTGAAAATTGCATTAATAAAgacattaaaaatgaaaaagttcttCCTCAGAAAGAAAGCTTATCTGGGAATGATTCTGGGAtaatgaagcctgaagagaaGAGAGGGGAAGCAGTTTCTGCAGATGAGCATAATGAATCCAACTGTAGTTCTGGTTTGGTACCTGGGCTGGAACCTCAAATAGTTGTCTGCCCTGATCCAGAGTTTAGTGATTTCGAGAAGGATAAAGCGCAAACCTGTTTTGCTGTTAATCAAGTATGGGCATTGTATGATACATTAGATGGCATGCCGAGATTTTATGCTCGGATAAAGAAAGTGTTTTCTCCGGGTTTCAAGGTGCAAATCACTTGGCTAGAGGCTGATCCGGATGACCAAGATGAGATTGATTGGTCTGACCAGGAGTTGCCTGTTGCTTGTGGCAAGTACAGAACTGGGCACACGGAAGAAATGGAAGATCATCTGATGTTCTCTCACCAGATAGAGTGTCTTAAGGGTGCTCGTAGAGGCTCTTTCCTGGTATATCCTAGAAAAGGGGAGATATGGGCCCTTTTTAAGAACTGGGATATAAAATGGAGCTCCGAACCAGAGAAATATCTTCCTTGCAAGTATGAATATGTGGAGATCCTCTCAGATTTTGTCAAGGACTGTGGCATTAAGGTTGTGTATTTGAGCAAGGTGAAAGGCTTTGTTTGCTTGTTTCAGCGAGTAGATGCATGTAAAGATGCAGATGCCTCATTTGAAATAGCTCCACGTGAGTTGTACCGGTTTGCTCATCGAGTTCCATCATTTGTGATGACTGGGAATGAAAGACAAGGTGTTCCTGCCGGATCTTTTGAACTTGATCCTGCAGCTTTAGATATTGACGAGCTCAAAGATACTGTGGAGAAGAAATGTGCTGATGCTGATGTAAGGAAGCGTGGGCCTAAAAATTCTACGGTAGAGATGCCTGTAAGGAGGTCGCCAAGGGCTTTGAGCAAACAGCTGCAGTCCAATAAATGCTAG